The genomic region GATCTCCTTCAGGGCTGGTCACTGGCCGGGCAGGGGCGGACACGTCCGGTTGACGCGATTTACCCGGCGAGGGGCGGTACGGGCGGGGACGGAGGGCAGGATGGAGGGCATGGACCTCCGCATTTTCACCGAGCCCCAGCAGGGTGCGAGCTACGAGACCCTCCTGACCGTCGCCAAGGCCACCGAGGACCTCGGCTTCGACGCCTTCTTCCGCTCCGACCACTATCTGAAGATGGGCTCGGCCGACGGCCTGCCCGGACCCACCGACGCGTGGATCACCCTCGCGGGCCTGGCCCGCGAGACCAAGCGGATCCGCCTGGGCACGCTGATGACGGCCGGGACCTTCCGGCTGCCCGGTGTGCTCGCCATCCAGGTGGCCCAGGTCGACCAGATGTCCGGTGGCCGGGTCGAACTGGGCCTGGGCGCAGGCTGGTTCGAGGAGGAGCACAAGGCGTACGGGATCCCCTTCCCGGCGGACCGGATGTCCCGGCTGGAGGAGCAGCTGGAGATCGTCACCGGTCTGTGGGCCACCGAGGTGGGAGCCGCCTTCGACTACGCGGGCACCCACTACCAGGTGGAGAAGTCGCCCGCGCTCCCCAAGCCCGCCCAGGCCAAGGTGCCCGTCCTCATCGGCGGTCACGGTGCCCGGCGTACCCCGCGGCTCGCCGCGCGGTACGCGGACGAGTTCAACATGCCCTTCGCATCGGTCTCCGACAGCGAGCGGCAGTTCGGGCGGGTCCGGGAGGCCGCGGAGGCGGCCGGGCGGGGGCCCGACGGCCTCGTCTACTCCAACGCGCTCGTGGTCTGCGTCGGCAAGGACGACGCCGAAGTGGCCCGCCGGGCCGCCGCCATCGGCCGCGACGTGGCCGAGCTCAAGGCCAACGGCCTCGCGGGCTCCCCGGCCGAGGTCGTGGAGAAGATCGGGGCCTACGGCGCCATCGGCTCCTCCCGCGTCTACCTCCAGCTCCTCGACCTCGACGACCTGGACCACCTGGAGCTGATCTCCGCCCAGGTGCTTCCCCAGCTCGGCTGATACAAGGACCCGAGGAGGGAGTACCACATGCCCCGCGCGTCCGGCCCGCTCGCCGAAGCCCTGGCCCACAGGACCGTGCTCCTGGACGGCGGGCTGAGCAACCAGCTCGCCGCCCAGGGCTGCGACCTGTCCGGCGTTCTGTGGACGGGCCGGGTGCTCGCCGAGCGGCCCGACCAGGTCGAGGCCGCCCACACGGCGTACGCGCGGGCCGGCGCCGAGGTGCTGATCACCGCGAGCTACCAGATCGGCTCCGGCCGCCCCGGGGCCGCCGAGCTGCTCCACCGCAGCGTGGACCTCGCCGCCCGAGCCGCCGAGGCCGCCGACCACGAGGTGTGGGTGGCCGCCTCCGTCGGCCCGTACGGAGCGGTCCTCGCGGACGGCTCCGAGTACCGCGGCCGGTACGGCCTGAGCGTGCGCGAGCTCGCCGACTTCCACCGCCCCCGCATCGAGGCCCTGCTCGCCGCGGGCCCCGACGTCCTGGCCCTGGAGACCCTCCCCGACCCGGCCGAGGCCGAGGCCCTGCTCACCGTCCTCGCGGAGACGGGCGCCCCGGCCTGGCTGAGCTACACCGTCGCCGGCGGCCGGACCCGATCCGGTGCCCCCCTCCCCGGGGCCTTCGCCCTCGCGGCCGCGGC from Streptomyces sp. NBC_00190 harbors:
- a CDS encoding LLM class F420-dependent oxidoreductase → MDLRIFTEPQQGASYETLLTVAKATEDLGFDAFFRSDHYLKMGSADGLPGPTDAWITLAGLARETKRIRLGTLMTAGTFRLPGVLAIQVAQVDQMSGGRVELGLGAGWFEEEHKAYGIPFPADRMSRLEEQLEIVTGLWATEVGAAFDYAGTHYQVEKSPALPKPAQAKVPVLIGGHGARRTPRLAARYADEFNMPFASVSDSERQFGRVREAAEAAGRGPDGLVYSNALVVCVGKDDAEVARRAAAIGRDVAELKANGLAGSPAEVVEKIGAYGAIGSSRVYLQLLDLDDLDHLELISAQVLPQLG
- the mmuM gene encoding homocysteine S-methyltransferase, with the translated sequence MPRASGPLAEALAHRTVLLDGGLSNQLAAQGCDLSGVLWTGRVLAERPDQVEAAHTAYARAGAEVLITASYQIGSGRPGAAELLHRSVDLAARAAEAADHEVWVAASVGPYGAVLADGSEYRGRYGLSVRELADFHRPRIEALLAAGPDVLALETLPDPAEAEALLTVLAETGAPAWLSYTVAGGRTRSGAPLPGAFALAAAAPQVIAVGVNCCDPAEVLPALEAAAATTGKPLLAYPNDGSVWDAGTRTWQSPRTPVPWPTDAWHRAGARLIGGCCRIGPERIADLAAGK